Below is a genomic region from Virgibacillus dokdonensis.
TCAAAGATACCGTTTATCATAATTCCACTCAATAAATACTGTCTTACCAAGCGAAGCACGCGCTTATCATCTATCTGTTTTTCCACGAAATACATCAGTTTGTCATGATTTACCGTATCGAAGTAGGATTTCATATCCAAATCCACCACATATTTGTACCCTTGTTCGTAGTATGACTTTGCCCGTATGATGGCTTGATGTGCACTACGTTTTGGACGAAACCCAAAACTATTATCGGAGAACTTTGGTTCAAATATTGGTTGGAGCACTTGGTTAATCGCTTGTTGAAGCATCCGGTCGATGACTGTCGGAATCCCCAGTTTTCTCTTTCCACCGTCTGGTTTCGGGATTTCAACCCGCAGGACGGGTTGCGGTTTGTATTTTTCTTGATATAACTGGAGTAATAGTTCCTCTTTATGTTCCTTCAAGTATGGAAGTAGTTGGTCGCACGTCATACCGTCTACACCGGCTGCCCCCTTATTTCTGACGACTTGAAGGTAAGCTTGATTGAGATTGTTCCTTGACAGGATTCTTTCAAACAGATTGGATACACCATTTTGATTGTTCTTTTCACCATGTAAGCCACTATGCGCTTCGACATACCCTTCATGTTCCACACTATCTCTCTGCCGATAGCCAGATTCTCCTGTTTTCTGCAGTTGTCGCACCTTACACACCTCCTAGAGCTTTCAAAACGACTATTGTTCGGTCCTTCATGTTTCGTCAAGTAACATTACT
It encodes:
- the ltrA gene encoding group II intron reverse transcriptase/maturase, coding for MRQLQKTGESGYRQRDSVEHEGYVEAHSGLHGEKNNQNGVSNLFERILSRNNLNQAYLQVVRNKGAAGVDGMTCDQLLPYLKEHKEELLLQLYQEKYKPQPVLRVEIPKPDGGKRKLGIPTVIDRMLQQAINQVLQPIFEPKFSDNSFGFRPKRSAHQAIIRAKSYYEQGYKYVVDLDMKSYFDTVNHDKLMYFVEKQIDDKRVLRLVRQYLLSGIMINGIFEKSEEGTPQGGNLSPLLSNIYLNELDQRLEKRGHRFVRYADDCNIYVKSRRAGYRVMDNITNFLEKDLSLTVNREKSAVGSPLKRKFLGFCLLATKKGVKIRPHNKAKVTVKKETQADHQTQSWTTSRSDS